One Triticum dicoccoides isolate Atlit2015 ecotype Zavitan chromosome 5B, WEW_v2.0, whole genome shotgun sequence genomic window carries:
- the LOC119308647 gene encoding ribulose bisphosphate carboxylase small chain clone 512-like, translating to MAPTVMASSATSVAPFQGLKSTAGLPVSRRSNGASLGSVSNGGRIRCMQVWPIEGIKKFETLSYLPPLSTEALLKQVDYLIRSKWVPCLEFSKVGFIFREHNASPGYYDGRYWTMWKLPMFGCTDATQVINEVEEVKKEYPDAYVRIIGFDNMRQVQCVSFIAFKPPGCEESGKA from the exons ATGGCCCCCACCGTGATGGCCTCGTCGGCCACCTCCGTCGCTCCTTTCCAGGGGCTCAAGTCCACCGCCGGCCTCCCCGTCAGCCGCCGCTCCAACGGCGCTAGCCTCGGCAGCGTCAGCAACGGTGGAAGGATCAGGTGCATGCAG GTGTGGCCCATCGAGGGCATTAAGAAGTTCGAGACCCTGTCCTACCTGCCACCGCTCAGCACGGAGGCCCTCCTCAAGCAGGTCGACTACCTGATCCGCTCCAAGTGGGTGCCTTGCCTCGAGTTCAGCAAGGTTGGGTTCATCTTCCGTGAGCACAACGCATCCCCTGGGTACTATGATGGCCGGTACTGGACAATGTGGAAGCTGCCTATGTTCGGGTGCACCGACGCCACGCAGGTGATCAACGAGGTGGAGGAGGTCAAGAAGGAGTACCCTGACGCGTATGTCCGCATCATCGGATTCGACAACATGCGCCAGGTGCAGTGCGTCAGCTTCATCGCCTTCAAGCCACCGGGCTGCGAGGAGTCCGGCAAGGCCTAA